In the genome of Brachionichthys hirsutus isolate HB-005 chromosome 23, CSIRO-AGI_Bhir_v1, whole genome shotgun sequence, one region contains:
- the b3gat3 gene encoding galactosylgalactosylxylosylprotein 3-beta-glucuronosyltransferase 3 has product MATRMKLKLKTVFVLYFMVSLLGLIYALMQLGQRCDCTDHDLPRDRALSRLRGELHHLQDQMRRSEETKRPQKPSPPTIFVITPTYTRLVQKAELTRLAQTFLHVAQLHWIVVEDSPHKTPLVTNFLLKSGLTFTHLHMLTPKDSKLQEGDPRWLKPRGVEQRNEGLRWLREARRAAPAGDQQQGVVYFADDDNTYSLELFDEMRSTQRVAVWPVGIVGGMKYERPVVEAGKVVRFHTGWRPSRPFPMDMAGFAVSLRLLLANPEACFDGEAPTGFLESSLLQGLVTLNELEPKADGCSKVLVWHTRTEKPKMKREESLKGHGLASDPAVEV; this is encoded by the exons ATGGCGACGAggatgaagctgaagctgaagaccGTGTTTGTCCTCTACTTCATGGTCTCCCTCCTGGGCCTCATCTACGCTCTGATGCAGCTTG GTCAGCGGTGCGACTGCACGGATCACGACCTGCCCAGAGACCGGGCCCTGTCTCGACTGCGCGGAGAGCTGCACCACCTTCAGGACCAGATGAGAAGGTCCGAGGAGACCAAGCGACCCCAGAAACCGTCTCCACCCACCATCTTCGTCATCACGCCGACGTACACAAG GCTGGTGCAGAAGGCGGAGCTGACTCGCTTGGCTCAGACCTTCCTCCACGTTGCTCAGCTCCACTGGATCGTGGTCGAGGACTCGCCACACAAGACGCCGCTGGTGACGAACTTCCTGTTGAAGAGCGGTCTGACCTTCACACACCTCCACATGCTCACCCCCAAAGACAGCAAGCTGCAGGAG GGCGACCCCCGCTGGCTGAAGCCTCGTGGAGTGGAGCAGCGAAACGAGGGCCTGCGGTGGCTGCGGGAGGCCAGGAGGGCGGCGCCGGCGGGAGACCAGCAGCAGGGAGTCGTTTACTTTGCTGACGACGACAACACCTACAGCTTGGAATTATTCGACGAG ATGAGAAGTACGCAGCGGGTAGCGGTGTGGCCGGTGGGGATCGTGGGAGGAATGAAGTACGAGCGTCCTGTGGTTGAAGCAGGGAAG GTGGTTCGCTTCCACACCGGCTGGCGTCCCAGTCGTCCCTTCCCGATGGACATGGCCGGCTTCGCCGTTTCGCTCCGGCTCCTCCTCGCCAACCCGGAGGCGTGTTTCGACGGCGAGGCGCCGACGGGCTTCCTGGAGAGCAGCTTGCTGCAGGGATTGGTCACGTTGAACGAGCTCGAGCCCAAAGCCGACGGCTGCTCCAAA GTGCTGGTGTGGCACACGCGGACGGAGAAGCcgaagatgaagagggaggagtctCTGAAGGGCCACGGGCTGGCTTCAGACCCGGCAGTGGAGGTCTGA
- the LOC137911512 gene encoding endothelial zinc finger protein induced by tumor necrosis factor alpha-like, which produces MRIHTGKKPYVCEMCGTAFVEKSNLKTHMRIHTGEKPYVCKTCGKAFAENGNLKSHMRIHTGEKPYICETCGKAFIKKIHLTFHVRSHTGEKPYICGTCGKAFNKGIHLTAHRRIHTGEKPYICKTCGRAFTENGSLRKHMKIHTGEKPYVCKTCGKAYIRKDSLRKHKRIHT; this is translated from the exons atgagaatccacacaggaaaGAAGCCTTacgtttgtgaaatgtgtggaacAGCTTTTGTggaaaaatctaatttgaaaacacacatgaggatccacacaggagagaagccttacgtttgtaaaacatgtggaaaagcttttgcAGAAAATGGCAATTTGAAAtcacacatgagaatccacacaggagagaaaccttacatttgtgaaacatgtggaaaagcttttattaaaaaaatccaCCTGACA TTTCACGTGAGAagccacacaggagagaaaccttacatttgtggaacatgtggaaaagcttttaataAAGGAATCCACTTGACAGCTCACAgaagaatccacacaggagagaaaccttacatttgtaaaacatgcgGAAGAGCTTTTACTGAAAATGGCTCTTTgagaaaacacatgaaaatccacacaggagagaaaccttacgtttgtaaaacatgtggaaaagcttATATACGAAAGGACTCTTTGAGAAAACACAAGCGAATCCACACatga